The nucleotide window TTCTCGAACTCGGAGGCGGCCAAGAACTTGGAGAAGGTTAAGGGTGGTgagggcgagaagaaggaggaggagggtgagaagGGGGTGGAGAGTGAGAGTGACAGTGACTCGGACAGTGATTCTGACTGTGGATGCGAGAGCGACAGCGAGAGCGATTCCGATTCGGAgagcgaggatgaggagtaGATATGAGGAGACTGACGTCGATGGTGTAATGTTGAGGatgagaaaagaaggaggggatGTGATACCCAGTGTCGTTGGGATTCTGTTCTGCAAGAAGTTATGTTAATCATTGAATTGAACCGCACAAACTTTGATATCTCTTATAACATCGCCTTTGACCTTGGTCGTGAACACTTTGCTACCAGTCGCCGACCTGTAATATCGTTGTGGAAGCGAAAGGTTCGAATACGTCGTTGGAGAATATGAACCGCCGGAGGACATACGCATGCTACACCACGAGAGAGACCTCGGGCTGCTGTGACACTTGCTCAATTTTCCAACTACACCCTCTGAACTGTCGCCAAACTAACAATACCCCAATGCGGTAATGCTCCAAAACTCCTACGCCATGCTAatcccccccaaaaaaagacCCATACCCATAGTACTCGACATCCTCTTATCCACCAATGTACAGAGCACCCATCCGCTCCTCAACCCCTCTAACCCCCTCTTTAGCCCTCTCAATCTCCGCCTCGAGCTCTTCCACGTTTCGATTCAATGCGCTAACCTCCTCGAACCGCCTCTGCGCTCTCGCGCTCTTCAACATCTCCTGCACCATGAACATCTGTTCCTCAAGTACCACCAGCCTCTCCTTggcctctttctcctcgaGGTCCAGTTCTGATTGGACGACACTGGCTTCGCTTGCTCCGGCATTACTGGATGTTTCGGCGTCTTTGGAGAAGGCAGACTCCCCGTTTCGTAGGGGCGAGAGGGTGGATGTTGACCCGTTAAGTAAGCgccggtgttggtgttgcatGCTGTTACTGCGCAACACTCGGGGCACCGACTTCAGAGGAATCAGGTTAGCATGCAAGAAAGCCGACGCGGCAGCATACACAGACTGCTGCAACCTCAACTGTGTCGGGCTATCCGTCTTCATGTCTCTTAGCCTTCTCGCGGCAAGGTCGTATTTCGCAAAGGCATCTGTCAGTCGTTTTCGGATCTTGGCGGCTTCCTGCACTTGAGCAGACGTGGGTGGGGGTTTATCCTGTCGATAGTCGTCTTCGTTCGGGGGCTGAAGAGCAAGCAGGGCTTTTTGAAAGGAGGGCATCAGCATCCGGATGCCTCGCTCGAACTGCCGCAGGGTCTCGTAGGCGCGTTGATCTGGTGGTTTGTGTGCTATGGAAGCAGCGAAGTCGCGATGAGAGAAAATGGTTGATTTACAGTCGCGACACATGCGGATgtcgagggtggtggtgacgattCTGGGCGGCTTTTCGGTGTTTATCGTTGCTAAAGAAGGTCAGCAAAAGTCAACATGACAAAATGACGGGAGACGTACGATGCGCAACATCCAACCCAACCTCTGTCGAACAAGCCGTCTCCGGATCGGCGCAAACCACTTTCCCACATATCCGACAATGATGTCTCCTAAACGTCCAGCTGCCAAACTCCTGCTTGCAAAATGGACAATTCGTGACCGCCCCATCCTCTTCCCAGCTGACCACACTTTGCTCAATCATTTTCCTCTGGCTCTTCTGGCCCGTCAAGGCCAATAATCCTGACCCCTCCTCCGGCGGCATCTCAGCCAACAACCTCGTCAGCTTTGTTAACCTTTTCTCTAGCCTCTGTACCTCCAGCTTGTGTCTGTCCACCCTCTTTGCCCGTATTGCCTTGAACTCGGCCATATGATCCCTCACCGTTCCCCAGTGATCATTATACCCCTCCCTACTCTTGAAACAAGTCTCGCACACTCGACACCATATCCCTCGTACCGGTTCGTGGTTGGCCGATCGCGAAAGTTTCATCTGGTACATGGTGTGTTCCTCGCAAAACAGGCGGCCGCATTTCCGGCAGTTGACCAGCCCACTAAAGGGCCCTAACTTTCTTGTACATGTCGGATCGGTACAGGGGTCGTTCCCCGTTGGTCTCTGCCAGTGGTGTCGGGTGACTAGTTCCTCTGGGTCTACTGCCTTTTCTGCGGGTCGTCCGGGTGCGGTGGCGATGGCGCTGGTCGCGAGAACAGGTTGCGTCTCGTTGGATTCGAAAACATCAAGTCCGCGCAGGGtctggttgatgatgttcaATGGCTGAAACTTTTTTGCTTTGCGGACCTGTTTGTCGAACCAGCTCTTGACTTCGTCTTGTGTCTCTTCGGGCAACTCTTGATGGACGTCGTCGATGTGTCTGTTCAATTGAAGCAGGGTGACCATTTCCTCTTGGCATATTGGGCAAACGAGTCGGTTGTCGTTGGCGCCGACGGATTGGGCGCCGCCATTGGAAGGACCGGGCAAGCTGACATTGGACACGAGGTCTTGCGGAATATGAGGAAGCGGGGCGGAGGATGACGGGGAGATGGACTCGCGCGTGGAATTGGGCGATATGAAGGAGACGGTGCTGCTGTCGGAGGGCGCATAGGGGCTGGCGGCGCGATGGATGGCGGCGATGGTTGAGGGTGAcggcgatgacgacgacgctgctgctgctgctgctgctgtgggcGGGGCGAGGCCCTTGCCGTTGCCCAAGATGCGCCCACCTCCGAGCTTGCGCCCGgacatgtcgtcgtcgtcgtcgtcggtgttATGATACTGTAATATGGACGGAACTGGCGCAAGAGATGACCGATGGGAGCCCAGTCAGTCGTGGTACAGTagggcaagaaggaggtgggttatgtcggcgtcgtcgtcgtcgacaagGTGGCCATTGTTTGTTGCCTAGATGGTCAGTGAAAcgagggaagggaagtggaagcgaaGTTGGTCGTCTCACTTGGTTCCCCGTTGTTGGGCAACCGAAGTTGACTGGGTGCCGTGCTTCGTTATTGGCTCGGGAGCggcggtaggtacctagaggagGATCGGTAGGCGCAGGCGGGCAGTGTCACCTCAGAGCTGCGGCAGCCcagcctagaggtatgtaatcCGCCTGACGTTCAGTGGGATCCGCTATTTTGGGGCCTGCAAGTAAACAATTGTTGACGACTACGACGTCGATGGTCAGCCCAAGGAAACCAAGACGATATATGTTAGGCATGTACCTCTCAGTATAACCAAGCAATAGCCTGAAAGGAAGTATCCCTCCATCTTCCGATCCCGTCCCCCCCTCTCCACCCTCCCGCAATCGCCCCTCTGTGACCACCAGGATCACCCTCCATTGTCCACCAATAAATATGTCACCAGCAGAAGCACGTCAGCGGCAGAATCTCCATTATCAGCCTCATCAGTCATTCACTAAATACTTCTGCCTCCCGTTCACAATGTTCTTTGACCACTTGATCCTTTtttgtctctttttctttcgaGGATCTACCATAACGACGACTTGACGACGGACAAATAGCGCTGGCGCTGTGATACGAACACAATAGACACAAAATGACGACCGGACGAGCAGACCCAAACAACTTCCCCGAGATCCAGACGGGCGGCAGTCTGCTGATCGCATGGCAGATCAAGGGCAAACGAGTGCTCCTAGTGGGCGGTGGTGAGGTATGGATGTCTTTCTTCCAGGTCTGCTGACCCTCCTTCCAAGGGCTGTTGCTGACTTAATTCCTCCCTCACAGGTAGCAGCAACCCGTCTAGTCCACCTCCTCTCCGCCGACGCCCTCGTCACCCTCATCGCCCCGGCCCCCCTCCACCCCGAAGTCTCCTTCCGCCTCACCCAATTCCCCAACTCCCTAACCTGGATCCCCCGCGCCTTCGAGCCAGCCGACCTTACCGACCACCCCAACGACTACTCGTTGATCTTGACAGCCATCGACGACCCCGTCGCCTCTTCCCAAATCTACAAACTCGCCCACCAGCTCAAAATCCCCGCCAACATTGCCGATGTCCCTCCCGAATGCGACTTTTACTTTGGCTCTGTCCACCGGGATGGGCCCCTACAAATTATGGTCTCGACCAATGGAAAAGGCCCCAGGCTGGCATCGACGATTCGGAAACTGATCGCCAAGGCGTTGCCCAAGAACGCGGGGCGGGCCATTGAGCAGATGGGCGAGCTGCGCAAAAAGTTGCGCGAGGTGGCTCCTGcccaggaagaagggaagaggaggatggactGGATCAAAAAAGTTAGTGATGCGTACGGGTGGGAGGAAATGGGCACCATGACGGGGGAGGATATGGCGAATTTGTTGGCGTGGTATCgtaaagagggaggagaggatgggctGGAAGTGCCGACTTTGGACGAGTTGAGAGCTTtgcggaaggagaagaagcaggacGGTGCAGTGGAAGAGGTGCAaaagaaggtggaggagttgACGGTGGAAGACAAGGCCTAGGGAAACACGAAATCAGGGTGGCACGGGTTTTTCTTTGGTTCCTGGGTAAAAGGACCTTTTGGGACAAGGACATGGATGAATGACACCACTGGATGCTCTTCAATCAAGGTAACAAtcacgaagaggaggaggaaacaaCCATCAATGCCTTATAAATCCCACGAAAAGCTAAGAATTTATACCACCAGCTCGCCAGTTCTTGATGCTTGCCGAATGCGATTAACATGTTGCATGCTGGACACATTATGTCGGTTGCTGCTGAGTTGATTAAGTAGCTCCGTCGTCCATGACAGAATTGATGATACCTGTAAACCAATCCGAAACCGATGTCATAATTCAGAACGGCCGTTATGAAACTGTTATAGGGACTACCATAATTCGAAAAGACATCGACTAGAGTCCCATGGGGACATTTCTACTTAGGACATGAGTGTAAATGAAGTTCATAGATGTTATAAAGACGCTTGGAAGCGTACTaagagtagaggtacccaaggTGTAATGGCAAAAGTCTCAACTATTCTGTCTAGAACGAGAGTGGGTGGAAAGTAAAAGAACAGAAAAAATACaaacgaagaaaaggaagtgaagttataataaaatcgattGGGCCGTTGTACGCTGTTCATTAGAAGCATTCTTCGCTAAAGTTATTATACAAGATGGCTATCGTACTGTATCATCATAATctccgtcatcttcatcgtcatcttcatcgtcatcttcgtcctcttcgtcctcttcgtcctcttcgtcctcttcgtcctcttcgtcctcttcgtcctcttcgtcatcttcatcatctccgtcctcttcgtcctcttcgtcatcttcatcatctccgtcctctccgtcctcttcgtcatcttcatcatcttcatcatcttcatcatcttcatcatcttcgtcttcatcagCATCATTAATGATACTCCAGTCCAACCCTTCATGATCTTTGGCTTGCCTCGCCACCTCGCACTTCCTCACCATTTCCAACGTGAATGTGGGTCTCGCGTGTGCCCTTCGGATATGTTTCTTCAGGAGTACTGCGGTGTGCGTGACAGGACAGTTGGGTTCTGGGCACTTGTATGTCGGACCATGTTTGTGTTTATGATGAAGAAAGTTACGTGCGGTTCCATCCCAATCGCAACCAGCTACAGGACAGTGCATTTTTTCCCCATGTATACCCTTTTGGTGCTGATGAAGCGCAATCTTGTTGGGTCCCATGTAGTCGCAGCCAGCCTCGGGACACTCGAGGTACTTGTGTACCTCTTTCATATGGAGCTTTACCTCATCTTTTGATCCTGTAAACGAGCAGTTGTTCGCTCGGCACTTCTCATCCCGCAATCTTCTCGCGTGCGCTTTTATATAATGACGAGAAAGCGCACCCTCGTGGCGGCTCACGAAGTCGCAAGCAGCCTCGGGGCACCCCAAATACCCGTGCACCTCTTTCAGATGACTATCAACGTCACCCTTTGATCCTGCAAACATGCAATCGTTGGCCCGGCATATAAATCTATCCCCGTGACACTTCCTCAGATGTCCAGCCATCGAAGTCTTGTTGGATGCCATGGACTCACAAGCAGCATAGGGGCACTTGATCTACTTGTGCACCTCTTTCATATGAAAATTAGTATCATCCATTGAGCCTGCAAACAAGCAATCTTTGACCCGGCATGTAGACTTGGCCCCGTGCTTATATTTCTGATGTCTGTAGATCGAAGATTTGTTGGGTCCCATGGACTCACAAGCAGCATGGGGGCACTTGATCTACTTGTGCACAACTTTCATGTGCAGGTTAAAGTCACCCCCTGATCCTGCAAACGAGCAATCTTTCACCCGGCACTTTTTGAGGCCAGTCCCTGGTTTGAAGTTAGCTCACGTTTGGATGCCTAGCCTTGTAATGGGATTTACGCTTACCGCGTGCCACGTCGGGCTTCCTTTGCTCTGCATCGGGCCGTCCCTGCGGAGTTGTTGCCTGGGAAGATGAGCTGAGAGAGGACAAGGGGGAGTCCTCTTCATGGTCACCATCATCTCGATCAGTAAGAAGCCCATCGACTATATCCCCAGCGCTGCCACTATGAACCCCATGCTCCTTGGGTTCATCAATATTTCCCtgttcatcgtcatcctccttccTGGGATCGTCATCACTGTCCGGGTCATCCTGAAAGTCGAAACTCTGTACCATTGAACCGTCGTCACCCCCACCACCCCACACTCCTGCACCTCCCCTCAGCGCCGCCAAACTCCAGCAATCCTTCTCATCACACTTGCATTCGCTCAAGTAGCCCTGGCGCTTCTAATGCACGACGCCCT belongs to Neurospora crassa OR74A linkage group IV, whole genome shotgun sequence and includes:
- a CDS encoding vacuolar segregation protein pep7, translating into MSGRKLGGGRILGNGKGLAPPTAAAAAAASSSSPSPSTIAAIHRAASPYAPSDSSTVSFISPNSTRESISPSSSAPLPHIPQDLVSNVSLPGPSNGGAQSVGANDNRLVCPICQEEMVTLLQLNRHIDDVHQELPEETQDEVKSWFDKQVRKAKKFQPLNIINQTLRGLDVFESNETQPVLATSAIATAPGRPAEKAVDPEELVTRHHWQRPTGNDPCTDPTCTRKLGPFSGLVNCRKCGRLFCEEHTMYQMKLSRSANHEPVRGIWCRVCETCFKSREGYNDHWGTVRDHMAEFKAIRAKRVDRHKLEVQRLEKRLTKLTRLLAEMPPEEGSGLLALTGQKSQRKMIEQSVVSWEEDGAVTNCPFCKQEFGSWTFRRHHCRICGKVVCADPETACSTEVGLDVAHPTINTEKPPRIVTTTLDIRMCRDCKSTIFSHRDFAASIAHKPPDQRAYETLRQFERGIRMLMPSFQKALLALQPPNEDDYRQDKPPPTSAQVQEAAKIRKRLTDAFAKYDLAARRLRDMKTDSPTQLRLQQSVYAAASAFLHANLIPLKSVPRVLRSNSMQHQHRRLLNGSTSTLSPLRNGESAFSKDAETSSNAGASEASVVQSELDLEEKEAKERLVVLEEQMFMVQEMLKSARAQRRFEEVSALNRNVEELEAEIERAKEGVRGVEERMGALYIGG
- a CDS encoding siroheme synthase, with the translated sequence MTTGRADPNNFPEIQTGGSLLIAWQIKGKRVLLVGGGEVAATRLVHLLSADALVTLIAPAPLHPEVSFRLTQFPNSLTWIPRAFEPADLTDHPNDYSLILTAIDDPVASSQIYKLAHQLKIPANIADVPPECDFYFGSVHRDGPLQIMVSTNGKGPRLASTIRKLIAKALPKNAGRAIEQMGELRKKLREVAPAQEEGKRRMDWIKKVSDAYGWEEMGTMTGEDMANLLAWYRKEGGEDGLEVPTLDELRALRKEKKQDGAVEEVQKKVEELTVEDKA